In Fluviicola taffensis DSM 16823, the following are encoded in one genomic region:
- a CDS encoding SGNH/GDSL hydrolase family protein — MKLTKIILGSILISSFSGCITSKESLSYIALGDSYTIGESVETSLNFPYQLVDSLSLKGKNFASPVIIARTGWRTDQLMDAINSSSLQKEYDLVTLLIGVNNEFQGKSINQYENDFTMLCKKALELTRNKKQNLYILSIPDYGFTPYGKTTMNQISERINVFNASNKRISDSLGLNYVEITDISRKGLEQPDLVADDGLHPSAKMYALWVREILKKVKVK, encoded by the coding sequence ATGAAATTGACAAAAATTATTCTTGGATCCATTCTGATTTCCTCGTTTTCCGGTTGTATAACTTCCAAAGAAAGCTTGTCTTATATTGCTTTGGGTGATTCTTACACAATTGGTGAAAGTGTTGAAACAAGTTTGAACTTTCCGTATCAATTAGTGGATTCGTTGAGTTTGAAAGGGAAAAATTTTGCTAGTCCGGTAATAATTGCTCGAACTGGATGGAGGACGGATCAATTGATGGATGCTATTAATTCCTCTTCACTTCAAAAGGAATACGATTTGGTAACTTTGCTCATTGGTGTAAATAACGAATTCCAAGGAAAATCAATCAATCAGTATGAAAACGATTTTACGATGCTATGTAAGAAGGCATTGGAGTTGACCAGAAATAAAAAACAGAACCTCTACATTCTCTCTATTCCTGATTATGGATTCACACCCTATGGAAAGACTACGATGAATCAAATTTCAGAACGGATTAATGTCTTTAATGCTTCCAATAAGCGGATTTCTGATTCTTTGGGATTGAATTACGTGGAGATAACGGACATTTCTCGAAAAGGACTAGAACAACCTGATTTAGTAGCCGATGATGGATTGCATCCAAGTGCGAAGATGTATGCGCTTTGGGTGAGAGAGATTTTGAAAAAGGTGAAGGTTAAATAA
- the fahA gene encoding fumarylacetoacetase, with translation MSEIPANNPALKSWIEVPSNSDFPIQNIPFGVVQSEDLAPHVASRIGNKVVDLKTLHVLGYMENLPFELSDFDTDSLNPMMKKGKKAVRDLRNRLSKLFDVNQPDLQQNEQHVAQVLIPLEHVKMCMPVQIGDYTDFYSSREHATNIGMMLRDPANALMPNWLWLPVGYHGRSSSIIISGEPVRRPKGQIKPNPEEPPIYAPCRSLDFELETAFITFDGKPLGESISTTEAEDYIFGMALFNDWSARDIQAWEYVPLGPFLAKNFASSLSPWIVTLDALQPFKLEGPIQDPAVLSYLKYEGQLSYDIQLEAYIEPENGQETKVCTSNFKYMYWNMAQQLAHHTVNGCNVRCGDLMGSGTISGPTPDSFGSMMELTWKGTKPIHLKDGSERKFIQDGDNVIMRGFSSKDGVRIGFGEVSGKILPAFD, from the coding sequence ATGTCAGAAATACCAGCAAATAATCCCGCTTTAAAATCATGGATTGAAGTTCCTTCGAATTCAGATTTCCCCATTCAAAACATTCCTTTTGGAGTTGTTCAAAGTGAAGATTTAGCACCTCACGTTGCATCGAGAATTGGAAATAAAGTGGTTGATTTGAAAACACTTCACGTGTTGGGGTATATGGAGAATTTGCCGTTCGAACTTTCAGATTTCGATACAGATTCATTGAATCCAATGATGAAAAAAGGAAAGAAGGCGGTTCGTGACTTAAGAAATCGTTTGTCCAAATTATTCGATGTAAATCAACCTGATTTGCAGCAAAATGAACAGCATGTGGCTCAGGTTCTCATTCCATTGGAGCATGTGAAAATGTGTATGCCCGTTCAGATTGGCGATTACACAGATTTTTATTCGAGTAGGGAACATGCTACCAATATCGGAATGATGTTGCGTGATCCAGCAAATGCCTTAATGCCGAATTGGTTGTGGTTGCCAGTCGGTTATCATGGAAGGTCGAGTTCGATTATTATTTCTGGTGAACCAGTAAGACGACCGAAAGGCCAAATTAAACCAAATCCAGAAGAACCACCAATTTACGCTCCGTGTAGGAGTCTCGATTTCGAATTGGAAACGGCCTTTATCACTTTTGATGGAAAACCGTTGGGAGAGTCTATTTCAACGACAGAAGCAGAGGATTATATTTTTGGGATGGCTTTGTTCAATGATTGGTCTGCCCGCGATATTCAAGCTTGGGAGTACGTGCCACTTGGACCTTTTTTGGCGAAGAACTTCGCTTCATCACTTTCTCCTTGGATTGTTACTTTGGATGCATTACAACCTTTTAAATTAGAAGGTCCAATTCAAGATCCAGCGGTTTTGTCTTATTTGAAATACGAAGGACAATTGTCATACGATATTCAATTGGAAGCATATATTGAACCTGAAAATGGACAGGAGACAAAAGTTTGTACGTCGAATTTCAAGTATATGTATTGGAACATGGCCCAGCAATTGGCACATCATACAGTGAATGGTTGTAACGTTCGATGTGGAGATTTGATGGGTTCTGGAACTATTTCAGGTCCGACACCTGATTCATTTGGTTCAATGATGGAATTGACTTGGAAAGGGACAAAACCAATTCATTTGAAAGACGGAAGTGAAAGAAAATTCATTCAAGATGGAGACAATGTAATCATGCGAGGATTTTCTTCAAAAGATGGGGTTCGAATCGGTTTTGGAGAAGTTTCTGGAAAGATTTTGCCTGCTTTTGATTAA
- a CDS encoding DUF4407 domain-containing protein: MAENSIDTKQKKEPDSESDQMSEVLWWFSTAIKELIEVCTVDRNRYKILGSAMLFTWLYATLAWGYFWSTNSDSPFLFVSLGIFMGGFVLSIDRVLVSSINKKRTNIVAIALRVVMALCIGAFLAQPIILFIFSSDIDREVPILLDKKLAEKKIEVEQVYQSRKDELLANKKKLDDELKEKSELAIEKQNDYLKEIDGTGGSGKFGIAGIAKAKQNGYMIAKDNLDKMQKDSKTELEKITKELDEINAKVTKSVSDFEKTLDGKGFLIKKEALQSLFDKDKTHGLQNQYYLLMVILTLFELIPIISKLFMSSGAYDTKVALREDFEMKVATLESEKEFKEKERELI; the protein is encoded by the coding sequence ATGGCAGAGAATTCAATAGATACAAAACAAAAGAAAGAACCAGATTCAGAATCGGATCAAATGTCTGAAGTATTGTGGTGGTTTTCCACAGCGATAAAAGAACTGATTGAAGTTTGTACGGTTGATCGAAACAGGTATAAAATCTTAGGGTCTGCAATGCTTTTCACGTGGTTGTATGCAACTTTAGCATGGGGGTATTTTTGGAGTACAAACTCGGATTCTCCGTTTCTATTTGTTTCTCTTGGAATTTTTATGGGGGGCTTTGTCCTTTCTATTGATCGGGTTTTGGTTTCTTCCATCAATAAGAAAAGAACCAATATTGTGGCGATTGCACTTCGGGTAGTGATGGCTCTGTGCATAGGTGCATTTTTGGCTCAGCCTATCATTTTATTCATTTTTAGTTCCGATATTGATCGTGAAGTTCCGATTTTACTAGATAAAAAACTGGCCGAAAAGAAAATCGAGGTGGAACAAGTTTACCAATCTCGAAAAGATGAATTGCTAGCGAATAAAAAGAAGTTGGATGATGAATTGAAAGAGAAAAGTGAACTAGCAATTGAAAAACAAAATGATTACCTGAAAGAAATCGATGGAACGGGTGGTTCTGGGAAATTCGGTATTGCAGGAATTGCGAAAGCCAAGCAGAACGGTTACATGATCGCCAAAGACAATCTGGATAAAATGCAAAAGGATTCTAAAACCGAATTGGAAAAGATTACCAAGGAATTGGATGAAATCAATGCTAAAGTAACTAAGAGTGTTTCCGATTTCGAAAAGACATTGGATGGAAAAGGTTTTTTGATCAAAAAAGAAGCCCTTCAATCCTTGTTTGATAAAGACAAAACGCATGGACTCCAAAATCAGTATTATTTATTGATGGTAATCCTGACTTTATTTGAGTTGATTCCGATTATCAGCAAATTGTTCATGTCATCTGGAGCTTACGATACCAAAGTTGCTTTACGCGAAGATTTTGAAATGAAAGTTGCAACGCTGGAATCAGAAAAAGAGTTTAAAGAGAAAGAAAGAGAGTTGATTTAA
- a CDS encoding dienelactone hydrolase family protein has translation MKQFILFTLLFAASSTFSQVLDSVEYSIDGQKFTAFYAKPTKITKKTKTILIVHEWWGLNDYPKSRALQIAREGNIGFCIDMYGKGKIAANPKDAQALATPFYKDSDFSFNRFMAGYNQSLKIEGVDSSKIVAIGYCFGGSVVLNAAKMGAPIDGVASFHGGLAGIPVDKSKLKAAVLVCNGAADSFVPVEEINEFKKQMTEAGADLTFIDYPEATHAFTNPNATATGKKFSMPISYNAAADKQSWIDFNQFMKTKVK, from the coding sequence ATGAAACAATTCATTCTTTTTACACTCCTTTTTGCAGCAAGCAGCACCTTTTCGCAAGTTCTCGATTCGGTAGAATATTCCATTGACGGACAAAAATTTACTGCGTTTTATGCAAAACCAACTAAAATTACCAAGAAAACAAAAACAATTCTCATTGTTCACGAATGGTGGGGATTAAACGATTATCCCAAATCACGAGCGCTTCAAATTGCCCGAGAAGGAAATATTGGTTTTTGCATCGATATGTATGGAAAAGGTAAAATTGCTGCGAACCCAAAAGATGCACAAGCTTTAGCAACACCATTTTACAAAGATTCCGATTTTTCATTCAATCGTTTCATGGCGGGATACAATCAATCGTTGAAAATTGAAGGCGTTGATTCATCTAAAATTGTGGCGATTGGATATTGTTTCGGAGGTTCTGTAGTTTTGAATGCAGCTAAAATGGGCGCGCCAATTGACGGTGTTGCTAGCTTTCATGGTGGATTGGCAGGGATTCCAGTGGACAAATCCAAGTTAAAAGCTGCCGTTCTTGTTTGCAACGGAGCTGCCGATTCATTTGTTCCAGTAGAAGAAATCAACGAATTTAAAAAGCAAATGACGGAAGCTGGTGCAGACCTGACTTTTATCGATTATCCAGAAGCAACACATGCATTTACGAATCCGAATGCAACTGCAACTGGAAAGAAATTCTCCATGCCGATTTCGTACAATGCCGCTGCTGACAAACAAAGCTGGATTGATTTCAATCAGTTTATGAAGACGAAGGTTAAATAA